CGCGCATTTTCTGGCATTGTTGCAGGAAATGTAAAAGATGAAGGTATACGCGCAATTAAACGACACGGTGTGTTTAAGCTTTCAGGGCAAAAAGAGCTAATGAAACTGATGGATAAGTTATTACGTGCTTTTGTTGAGCAGCAGCGGATGAAATTACCGGGTAGCGAATATACACCTTGCTATAAAATAGAAAACTAATACAAAATATACCCAAAGTAATCGGCAAGCCATAATCACATTTACTGGGTAAACAAATGATAAAAGTCGTTTTAATAGATGCGCTGAATTTAATTCGGCGCATCTATGCAGTGCAAGAAAGACCCTATTTACCGTTACCAGACACCATTTCTGATAATACGCGCAAGCAACTGCAACATAATACGATTAATACCGTAGAAAGCGCGGTAAAAAAGATCATCAGCCAGCTTGAACCGTCTCACGCTGTTATGGTTTTTGATCATGACGTTAAGCATAGCTGGCGCCATAAGCTTTATCCCGAATACAAAGCCGACAGAAAGCCGATGCCCGCGTTATTACACAGCACACTCCCACTTATAAAGTCATGTTTGGCTGAGGCAGGAGTAAAATCAATTTCTCCTCATGAATATGAAGCGGATGACGTTATAGCCTCACTTGCTAGTAAACTAGTTGAAAAGCAGCACCAAGCCATCATTGTCTCTACTGATAAAGGCTTCTTACCGATTTTACAAAATAATCTTCAAATCTATGATCACTTCAAAAAAGCATTTGTCACCGACGAATATATCATGGATAAGTTTGGTGTAAGCAAACAAAAGCTGGTGAGTTATTGGGCGCTAGTGGGTGACTCAACCAATAACATCAAAGGGATTGCAGGCATTGGTCCAAAAACCGCCATAGAAATTTTAACAAATCATGCTAGCCTTAAAGCAGCAGTGCAAGATGACAGCTTATCAAAAAAAGCGAAACAAGCACTAAGCGAACAGCAGTATAGCTTTAAGTTAGCAGCAACACTTCTGGCACCCAAAACCGATGTAGACTTGGGAATAAATCTAAAAAACTATCGACTAGGAACTCGTTATGACACCGCGTGACACCATATTAATAACAGGCGCTAATAGAGGTATTGGTCTTGGCTTTGTAGAGCATTTAATAGCTCAAGGTTACAAGGGCGCTGATTGCGATATTATTGCCACCTACCGTGAGCATAGCTCATCAAAAGCATTAATTAGTCTTGCTGAAAAATACGAACAACTAGAGCTTATTCAGTGCGACGTTGCCAAAGAACAAGATATTAAACACCTTGCTAATAAACTAAGTACTCGTGCAATTGACGTATTTATTAATAACGCAGGTGTTTATGGGCCAAAGGGTAGCCAGTTTGGTGAGGTAAATGCGGATGAGTGGTTAAATGTATTTTCAATTAATACCGTAGCGCCGCTTATGTTATGCCAAGCACTTTATCCCAGTTTTAAAAAAGCTGAATCCTCAAAAATTGCCTTTCTAAGTAGTAAAATGGGCAGTATTGCTGATAATGGTTATGGCAAAAGTTATATTTATCGCTCCTCTAAAGCGGCGCTCAATGCCGTGGTTAAAAGCCTGTCGATTGATTTAAAAGACGACAATATTTTTTGTGTAGCATTGCACCCAGGCTGGGTAAAAACAGATATGGGTGGCGACGACGCGCTGATTGAAGTAGAAACCAGTGTAAAAGGCATCATTAGTGTGATTGAAGACTTAGCTCCTAATCATACTGGCAACTTTATCAGTTATGATGGCCAAGAGATCCCATGGTGATCGATAAAGCCTGTTTGCAGATCTAATGAATTGCGGTTTTACTGCGTTAGCTGTGCATAAAAAAAGATATTCATGATTCGAAGCCAAAGTTATCTTGATTACCAAGTTTGACTGTTATCACAGGGGTAAATGAGTAAAGCGATAGGTCGAACTCACTCTGCAGCATCATCTATGCAAAAATGAGTTAAAGTCTGATCTGCCCGCTGCTCACTTTTTATACGAGGAAGTGACAACCCCTTTAGGGATACTTATGCCCTATATGCTTGGCTGAATATCCCTTTAGGAATTTAAAGTACCCAGCTATAGTTATTATAGTAGAAACAAAAATCAAAAAAGTCTCATATTAGTGAGGGTCTCACTTCACTTCGACCTCAATAACATTACAAATCAACAATATAGCTATCTATTTAATTTTATTACTTGTTTAACTATATCGTAAAACATTTCTTTTCTACACACACTGGTGCATCAACGTCATCAATTTAAAAATAGACCTCTGATTTATTTCGTTAAACCAATGAACCTTATTACTTTCAGAAAAACATTTGTAACCGTCTTTTGTAACCCTGTTATTACAAGAAATATGTCTACGTCTAGCCTCTTTTCCTTCAGCTGTATACAATACAATTTGAAGGTTCTATTGTGATGTAATATTAAAAATTGCAATCAATATTTTGTTTCTAAGTCCCAATACATATTAGTAAATACCGGGCTACTTTCTAAAAGAGCTATACGACCGTTAGATGAAGTCAATCTTTCCAAATACGAGCGCCGCTTAATCTTTTACTCTTTCTCATCCCATAACCATAACTTTCATATAAAAAGATGAGAGCGCTACTTCTGTATCTTTCCATAACTGAAATATTTATCGGCAATGATACTGCATTTTTTGGATACAACCCTACAATGAATAATAAAAAATAACTTGGTAAATCATGGTGATAGTCCATAATTAGTCCTTATTCCAACTAACTCTGGAAACCCTATTCTGGAATAATGCTGCTTCAAAAGTATATTTATAGTTTTTGAAGTCGATTACTTTGTATAAATAGATACCTATGGTAGCCTCCCATGCTACTCCTTTTTTATTAAAAATAGCGCTGCTGCTAATATAAATTTTGATAACTCAATGGCAAAATCAATTAAATTTTTCGCTAAAAATGATAAGTATTATCAACTTTCTAACTTCGCTGGTTTTGGCTTCGAATTGGACGGGCACTACTGGAAAACAATGGAGCATTATTTTCAAGCGATGAAGTTTGAGGGCACAGAACAGTTTGAAAGAATTAGGGATTGCGGCTCACCTAAACAAGCTAAAGACCTTGGTCAGTCAAGAGCATTTCCGATTCGCTCTGATTGGGATTTGGTAAAAGAAAACATTATGCTTAAGGGATTACGTCATAAATTTAAAAATGCAGAGTTGAAATCTTTATTACTGGGTACGGGTAAAAAAGAATTAATTGAAGATTCACCTTATGATAAATATTGGGGAGTTGGTGCAAATGGCAAAGGTAAAAATCGACTCGGTCAATTGCTAATGAGTCTACGTGACGAATTAAAAAGTAATAAATAGATACACTCTAAACACCAACTTCTTTTACTTTGCTCCCACCTGCCACTAGCGAATTTAACCGAGGCGTTGTATTCTTAAGGCATCAACAAATTGTGCGATTTATTTAAAGGTTAACTCAATTACAAGCTTCAAGAATAGCTGCACTGTAAAACAATAAAATAGTCATTTAGTGGAATATCATGAATAACAAAGTAATGAAGTATATATTTTTAGGTGTAGGCATATATTTATTATTCGCAGCCTCTGTTTTGTTATTTTATACCGATGATCCTGACACTATGCATTGGGAAGACAGAGAAGCATACAACCGCAAATATATTGCCAGTATGTCGTTAGAAGATAATCACAATAAAAAAGCGGTCATTGAATACATGGGCGCACCAGACATTACTGAAGCCAAACAAATAGATGGCGACAATGTACAGGTACTTTTTTATCGCACACAGCATGTTAAGTCTGACGGCATTACTACTAAAGATGAATGCACGCCGCTACTGTTTAAAAATGGCTTGTTAATTGCTTGGGGTGATACAGCGTATCAAACTTATAAAGATATTTAACTAAGCTGTGAATCCACCTGAAGCGAACTATGAAAATGTTGTAGAAAAACTACACGAGGCAATTGCCAACGTGTATCGTGCTGCGTCAAATAAATCGCATTGGCCGAAACTCCATCCGCTTATTACATTAGTCGCTGAACAATTAGACGAGCTTTACTGTCAAGCGCCTGCCCTTGTCGTTAGTCAACTTCATATTAATTCGAATCAATTAGATTACGTCGAAAAGCTAACGCTCAACACCGCGATACTCACCTTGTTATTGAGCCATTCACATGAGTGGGAGAAGCATTCACGAGTGTCATTAATTTGTGCTGCATTGAGTGCCTTTCTAAGAAATAAAGAAGAATTAAACTTATACAGTAATAAAAAAACGTTAACCCAAGTTCAACGCGAGTCTATGCAGTTGATGCCGCTTAAAAGTTATCAATTACTAAAAGCCATCAAAGTAAAAGAGCCTTTATGGCTTAATAGCGTTCTAAAATACAACGAGAACATTAACGGCAAAGGGTTGCCCCAAAAGTTATCGTTATCAAAACAAGATGATGGCTCTAAACTATTGTATTGCGCAGTTAATATCGCATTAAAAGTAACGCCCTGCCCTCGCACCGCAACAATGCGTCTAACAGATGCAATTAAACGACTTTTATTGCAACCAAACCATCAAGGCCTGTATTCGTTGCTATCTCCTTTTATCGCACAGTATTACCCAGTTTCTGATGGCATGATCGTTAGTTATCAAGCTAAACGCTCACACCTTCAAGCAGAAGAAAAAACAACGCAAATCGCCATGATAGTGGGAAAAGTAAGTGACGCTAATACTTACATTGTGTTTAAATTTTTAAATAACAAAGTGGGTATTCAAGGCGAGTATGATTTAGTGAATACCAAAACCATTAACTTAATCTACCCGCCTCAACAGCTTGCTGCTCCAACATTTATTGCATCTATTTGGGGCAGTGCGTTAAGCTCATTTGCTAAAGAGCGCAAAGTCGCACGTGTGATGCCCGCATCTAAATACAAACCATCCATGATGCGCGCACCAAATGATCTAAAGCAATTGCTGGCTTTCATCAATACTGAACCACCACTTAATCGATTAGTAGATCGTATTTCCGACTCTGGTGCGCTGGCGCAACTTATTTTGCGCGAAGCTAACCAAGAAACAACGAATGCCAAACCCATCACTGACCTGAAGCATGCGATAATGATGCTAGGGCTAGCTCGATTACCTGCGTTACTTTCAAATGGTAAGCTGCTTGATGCGATTGTAAGAATGAGATATGCCAACTTCGCATTCGACTTTGAAAAGCTTTACACGTTAATGTTAGTTGCCAAGGTATTGGCTGATAAGTGCTATTACTTATTACCCGAAGAAGCGGCAATGCTCAGTGCATTTTGGGCTGCACCGTGTTTTATGAGTAAAACACTAAAAATACAAACTCGCCGCTATACTTACAAAACGCTGACGGGTGAAGAGGCACTGAAGATAACGCAATTGTTTGAACTAACAGGTATTGAGAACTACAGCCCTACTGCACAAAAGCTAGCTAAACAGTGGCTGCTGCCTGCTGAGAGCACTGAAGCATTTAAACAAATAGAAACGTTACCGGCCAGTATGCAAGGCTTAAAAAAGGTGCGCACCATTGCTAGTCTTATTGGCTCAGCTACATTAATTACACATCAAATATATAACCCTAATGCCTCACAAGATGCGTTTACTAAAAAATACTTATCTCAGTCGTTTAAACTGCTCGATTTAAATATAAATAACAGTAACTTTATCGTGAATAAAGTATTAAGCCTGTACCCCGTCTATACTCCTTTATAAAGATACTCGCGCACTAGTTTAACTTTAGTGTTAAATAGTTGTAGTTAAGTGCTTATTCAGTGCGCATCTGGGTTCTATAACTGGAAAATATTGCGTTTTTTTGCTATAAAACGCGCATCATTCATTCCTCTACGGTTTCTCTGACTTAATGAAGCCGTGTACTTTAAGGGTAAGTCATGTCAAAACAAACAATTACAGTAATCAAAGGTGACGGAATTGGTCCAAGCATCATTGACTCTGCCTTAGCAATTTTAGAAAAAGTTGGTTGTGATTTCGATTACGAATTTGTAGACGCAGGTTTAACAGCATTAGAAAAAACAGGTGAGTTATTACCGCAAGAAACATTGGATGCTATTGCGCGAAATAAAGTTTCACTAAAAGGCCCTTTAACAACACCAGTTGGTGAAGGCTTCACTTCAATCAATGTGACGTTACGTAAAAAGTTTGATTTATACGCTAACCTACGCCCAGTACTTTCTTTTAAAGGTACTAAAGCCCGCTACGAAAATATTGATATTTTAACGATTCGTGAAAATACTGAAGGTATGTACTCTGGCCTAGGCCAAGTGACATCTGAAGATGGTAGCGAAGCGGAAGCAATGAGTAAAATTACGCGCGAAGGTGCAGAGCGTATCGTGACGTTTGCATACGAAACAGCACGCCGTGAAGGCCGTAAGAAAGTGACAGCTTTCCATAAAGCAAACATTCTTAAATCTACTTCAGGTTTATTCTTAAAAGTAGCTAGAGAAGTTGGTGAGCGTTACCCAGACATCGAATCAGCAGAAATGATTGTTGATAACGCATGTATGCAATTGGTAATGAACCCAGAGCAATTTGACGTAATCGTTACCACTAACTTATTCGGTGATATCATCTCTGATTTATGTGCTGGTTTAGTTGGTGGTTTAGGTATGGCACCAGGTGCAAATATTGGTAAAGACTGCGCAATTTTTGAAGCAGTACATGGTAGCGCACCAGACATCGCAGGCAAAAATTTAGCGAACCCTACTTCTGTTATCCTAGCGTCAATTCAGATGCTTGAATATTTAGACATGTCTGACAAAGCAGCGCGTATTCGTGCAGCTATCAAAGATGTTATTGAAACGGGTGACAGAACAACACGCGATTTAGGTGGTACACACGGTACTACTGACTTCACTGATGCAGTATTAGAGCGTTTGTAATCACTAACCATCAATGATTAACCATTAAAAAACCCGCAACTGCGGGTTTTTTCTTATACGTAAGTAACTGTAAATAGTGACTGCTTAGAAAGCATATACAACACCTAAATAAGCATTTTGGATGGTGAGATCACCTTCAGCATGCATGCGTTCATACTCCGTTCTAATTCGCCATGATTTTGACAAGTTTTGCTCCCATCCCAAGCCAAACGTTAGTGCATTATCATTTAGGTGTTTTTCACAGCGATTGTTATTTTCAACCACGGTGTAAGTTCCTGAACATGTTGTTTGACCGTATACCACTTGCGTTGCATCTAATTTAGTCGCACCTATTTTGTAATATAGCTGGCCAGCTTGCGATGAGGCGATACCTAATAATGATAAACTAATGCCCTCGCCTTCAAATCCATTTTTAAATACTGTGTTTGACGTATCTGTATCAACATTAACAAATACCGTTCGCACCTCTTCAACCTCTCCTAAGTCAGCATAGCCAAGCTCAATCGCCCATTGTGGATGAATCCGTAAACCTGTCACGACCTTAATTGCGCTATTGTCGCTATTTCGACCTTCATTCTCGATTTTTCCATAACTGGTGAATGCACCGACATACACTGACTCTGCCGCCACATTCCATGACAGTATTGAAAAACAAGCAAGTGTTGTAAAAAGTTTCTGTAGTTTCATTCTAATTTTTACCTAGTGATGTGTAATTTGCGAATGTGTACGGTGATTTCTTCACGATCATGATACAAGTGCTTAGCTTGTAATTCGTATTTTATTCCATACTCTTTTAATAAATTTTTCGCTATTTCAATGCTTTCTTGCACTGTTTCATATCGTTTCTTCATGGGCAATTTTAAATTAAAAATCGTTTCTTGGCACCACCCATTACATAACCATTGTGCCATTAATGCAGCTACCCGTGTTGGTTTCTCAATCATGTCGCACACCAACCAGTAATTTGCGCTAGCTTTAGGCTCAAATTTAAAGCCGTCTTCACGATAGTGAGTAACTAACCCCGTACCCATTAAATATTCATCCATAGCGCCATTATCTATTGCTGCTACACGCATCCCTCTTTCAACTAGTTGATAAGTCCAGCCCCCCGGGCACGCCCCTAAATCAACCGCATGAAGGCCAGCACCTAAACGCTGCTCAGTATTTTCTCTAATGAAAAGGTTAAAGGCTTCATCTAGCTTCAAGGTTGAGCGACTTGGCGCTTTAGATGGAAATTTTAAGCGTGGTATCCCCATGTGGTACGGCGAATTATTATTACTGTATGACACGCCAATAAATGCCCTGTCATTGGCAGTAAACATTATGTGCATAACTGGTTTATTAGTTTGCTCTGTTCGCGTTAATTTATTATTTTTACGAAGCGCCTGACGCAATGGCACTGCGAATTTCTTGCAAAATTTACTCAGTTCTTTAGCTTCATTTGTATCTGCGGTTTCAACTCGCAACTCTCCGCAAAGCGGAAAATCTGTGATCACATTTAGTACTGCTGACACACGATCGTCCAATGGCATATCAGTCACTTCTGGTACACTTGCAAAAAACTGTCTGGCAAAAATGAAGCTTGAAAAATCAATTTTTTTAATTAGCTTTTTTGCATCATCGCTCTGATAACACTCAAATACCACATACCCACTGTTAGCGGTGGCTCTAGGGAAACCAAAAACATCGATTTGCGAGGCTTTTTCTTGTATTTCGGCCGCACAGTCATTTTCAAAACCTTGGCGGCAGTACAACACTAAACTATTCACTATTATTTCACTTTTAGTTTTTATGTATGATTTCTATATTTATTTAACGTTGAGGGATGCAATAATGCTAAGACTTAACAACGGCATACGCCAATACGCACCAGCCTAGAATAAAGCATAGCCCTCCTAATGGCGTAACTGGACCCCAGATTTTATTTTGTGTTAGTGCCAATAAATATAGGCTGCCACTAAATAACACTGTACCTAATATAAACAACCCAGCCGCAACCGTTAATGGCGTAGCGCTTGATACTTCGTGGCTAACTTGTTGCTTGATAAGAACGCCAACGGCCAACAATGCCAAAGCATGAAACATTTGGTATTGCACACCTGTTTGGAATACGCTGATAAGGTGCGCAGGTAACTTTCCTTTTAATGCGTGTGCAGCAAATGCCCCCAATATTACTGTGAGCGCACCACTGACACTACCTACTAAGAGAATTATTTTTTCCATTACGCGACTCCGTGTTTGGACTTTTACTCAGGTAAATCTGCTTTAATAAATTTAATCGTTCTTTCAACTGCTTGTTGAATATTATGCTCAAGAGTAAGGCCACTGGCTTTTCTTGGCTTAAAGCTATGATCACCGTCTTTCAAAAACGATAAGATTATATTATTAGATAATGAATAGCTTTGGATTTCGCTTTCATTGCCAAACGTATCTCGCTCACCTTGCAGTATCAGTAGC
This is a stretch of genomic DNA from Flocculibacter collagenilyticus. It encodes these proteins:
- the xni gene encoding flap endonuclease Xni, with the protein product MIKVVLIDALNLIRRIYAVQERPYLPLPDTISDNTRKQLQHNTINTVESAVKKIISQLEPSHAVMVFDHDVKHSWRHKLYPEYKADRKPMPALLHSTLPLIKSCLAEAGVKSISPHEYEADDVIASLASKLVEKQHQAIIVSTDKGFLPILQNNLQIYDHFKKAFVTDEYIMDKFGVSKQKLVSYWALVGDSTNNIKGIAGIGPKTAIEILTNHASLKAAVQDDSLSKKAKQALSEQQYSFKLAATLLAPKTDVDLGINLKNYRLGTRYDTA
- a CDS encoding SDR family oxidoreductase, with amino-acid sequence MTPRDTILITGANRGIGLGFVEHLIAQGYKGADCDIIATYREHSSSKALISLAEKYEQLELIQCDVAKEQDIKHLANKLSTRAIDVFINNAGVYGPKGSQFGEVNADEWLNVFSINTVAPLMLCQALYPSFKKAESSKIAFLSSKMGSIADNGYGKSYIYRSSKAALNAVVKSLSIDLKDDNIFCVALHPGWVKTDMGGDDALIEVETSVKGIISVIEDLAPNHTGNFISYDGQEIPW
- a CDS encoding NADAR family protein, which encodes MAKSIKFFAKNDKYYQLSNFAGFGFELDGHYWKTMEHYFQAMKFEGTEQFERIRDCGSPKQAKDLGQSRAFPIRSDWDLVKENIMLKGLRHKFKNAELKSLLLGTGKKELIEDSPYDKYWGVGANGKGKNRLGQLLMSLRDELKSNK
- a CDS encoding DUF3192 domain-containing protein, with the protein product MNNKVMKYIFLGVGIYLLFAASVLLFYTDDPDTMHWEDREAYNRKYIASMSLEDNHNKKAVIEYMGAPDITEAKQIDGDNVQVLFYRTQHVKSDGITTKDECTPLLFKNGLLIAWGDTAYQTYKDI
- a CDS encoding isocitrate dehydrogenase, translated to MSKQTITVIKGDGIGPSIIDSALAILEKVGCDFDYEFVDAGLTALEKTGELLPQETLDAIARNKVSLKGPLTTPVGEGFTSINVTLRKKFDLYANLRPVLSFKGTKARYENIDILTIRENTEGMYSGLGQVTSEDGSEAEAMSKITREGAERIVTFAYETARREGRKKVTAFHKANILKSTSGLFLKVAREVGERYPDIESAEMIVDNACMQLVMNPEQFDVIVTTNLFGDIISDLCAGLVGGLGMAPGANIGKDCAIFEAVHGSAPDIAGKNLANPTSVILASIQMLEYLDMSDKAARIRAAIKDVIETGDRTTRDLGGTHGTTDFTDAVLERL
- a CDS encoding outer membrane beta-barrel protein, which encodes MKLQKLFTTLACFSILSWNVAAESVYVGAFTSYGKIENEGRNSDNSAIKVVTGLRIHPQWAIELGYADLGEVEEVRTVFVNVDTDTSNTVFKNGFEGEGISLSLLGIASSQAGQLYYKIGATKLDATQVVYGQTTCSGTYTVVENNNRCEKHLNDNALTFGLGWEQNLSKSWRIRTEYERMHAEGDLTIQNAYLGVVYAF
- the rlmM gene encoding 23S rRNA (cytidine(2498)-2'-O)-methyltransferase RlmM translates to MNSLVLYCRQGFENDCAAEIQEKASQIDVFGFPRATANSGYVVFECYQSDDAKKLIKKIDFSSFIFARQFFASVPEVTDMPLDDRVSAVLNVITDFPLCGELRVETADTNEAKELSKFCKKFAVPLRQALRKNNKLTRTEQTNKPVMHIMFTANDRAFIGVSYSNNNSPYHMGIPRLKFPSKAPSRSTLKLDEAFNLFIRENTEQRLGAGLHAVDLGACPGGWTYQLVERGMRVAAIDNGAMDEYLMGTGLVTHYREDGFKFEPKASANYWLVCDMIEKPTRVAALMAQWLCNGWCQETIFNLKLPMKKRYETVQESIEIAKNLLKEYGIKYELQAKHLYHDREEITVHIRKLHITR
- a CDS encoding DUF423 domain-containing protein, whose translation is MEKIILLVGSVSGALTVILGAFAAHALKGKLPAHLISVFQTGVQYQMFHALALLAVGVLIKQQVSHEVSSATPLTVAAGLFILGTVLFSGSLYLLALTQNKIWGPVTPLGGLCFILGWCVLAYAVVKS